A single genomic interval of Lathyrus oleraceus cultivar Zhongwan6 chromosome 7, CAAS_Psat_ZW6_1.0, whole genome shotgun sequence harbors:
- the LOC127106584 gene encoding ABC transporter G family member 1 isoform X1 yields the protein MYQWTRSYVVSVSNLRCAHISEVDMGGSEGEKGGITVTWENLEAIVTNGKNRKLILQGLTGYAQPGKLLAVMGPSGSGKSTLLDALAGRLKSNIQQSGKILINGKKQTLAYGTSGYVTQDDAMPATLTASETLYYSAQLQFPNTMSIAEKKRQADITLKEMGLQDAINTRVGGYGSKGLSGGQKRRLSICIEILTHPRLLFLDEPTSGLDSAASYYVMSRIASLSLRDDIQRTIVVSIHQPCSEVFELFHDLCLLSSGETVYFGPASEANQFFASNGFPCPTLYNPSDHYLRIINKDFEQDIEEGFGKGVITEEAIGILVKSYKASEIKSQVQIEVTKISERDLGAIRNRRTHAPFLTQCMVLIKRSSLQLYRDTSNYWLRLVVFIAIAISLGSIFHHVGSSNRSIQVRGSLLSFFMSVLTFMTLVGGFSPLIEEMKVFERERMNGHYGTTAFLVGNILSPIPYMIMISLISGVIVCYLSGLHKGLEQYLYFASILFFTMMWVESLMMVVGSIFTNYVMGVIIAGGIEGLAILTAGFYRLPNDLPNILWKYPCYYISFLTYAFQGSFKNEFEGLTFVWHQDGGTITVSGRDILTDTWHVQMGHSKWVDLAIMFGMIVVYRILFLIINKIKEKSKPTVPTINGPKAKTFSRTNMDEL from the exons ATGTATCAATGGACACGGTCTTATGTAGTATCTGTCAGCAATTTAAG ATGTGCACATATTAGTGAAGTTGACATGGGTGGTAGTGAAGGAGAAAAGGGTGGCATTACTGTGACATGGGAAAATTTGGAGGCCATTGTTACAAATGGAAAGAATAGAAAACTAATTCTGCAGGGACTTACAGGTTATGCTCAGCCAGGGAAGCTTTTGGCTGTGATGGGTCCTTCAGGCAGTGGCAAATCAACACTTCTTGATGCTTTAGCAG GAAGGTTGAAATCAAACATACAGCAATCGGGGAAGATTCTAATCAATGGCAAAAAACAAACACTGGCTTATGGAACATCA GGCTATGTAACACAAGATGATGCTATGCCAGCAACTTTAACAGCTAGTGAAACTTTATACTACTCAGCTCAACTTCAATTTCCAAACACAATGTCCATAGCAGAGAAGAAGAGACAGGCAGATATCACACTTAAAGAAATGGGCCTGCAAGATGCTATTAACACAAGGGTTGGAGGGTATGGTTCTAAGGGCCTAAGTGGAGGCCAAAAGAGGAGACTAAGCATTTGCATTGAGATTCTAACACACCCTAGACTTCTTTTCCTTGACGAACCAACAAGTGGACTTGATAGTGCTGCTTCCTACTATGTTATGAGTAGAATTGCAAGTTTAAGTCTAAGGGATGATATTCAAAGGACAATTGTCGTATCCATCCATCAGCCTTGTAGTGAAGTTTTTGAACTGTTCCATGACCTCTGTCTTCTTTCCTCCGGGGAGACGGTATATTTTGGTCCAGCTTCTGAAGCAAATCAG TTTTTTGCTTCAAATGGTTTCCCTTGCCCAACTCTCTATAATCCTTCTGATCACTACTTACGGATCATAAACAAAGATTTTGAACAG GACATTGAAGAAGGTTTTGGGAAGGGAGTTATTACTGAAGAAGCAATTGGTATCCTTGTAAAATCTTATAAGGCTTCAGAAATAAAAAGTCAAGTTCAGATTGAAGTGACAAAAATAAGTGAACGT GATTTGGGTGCAATAAGGAATAGGAGGACCCACGCTCCATTTCTGACTCAGTGTATGGTTCTTATAAAAAGATCTTCCCTGCAACTGTACCGTGACACCAGCAACTACTGGTTACGTCTTGTTGTCTTTATTGCAATAGCTATAAGCTTGGGCTCTATCTTCCATCACGTTGGCTCAAGTAATCGATCTATTCAG GTCAGAGGATCGCTACTTTCATTTTTTATGTCAGTCCTGACTTTCATGACACTTGTTGGTGGATTCTCTCCCTTGATTGAGGAAATGAAG GTGTTTGAACGAGAGAGAATGAATGGGCACTATGGCACTACTGCTTTTCTCGTTGGCAACATATTATCTCCTATTCCTTACATGATAATGATCTCTCTCATTTCTGGAGTAATAGTGTGTTACCTTTCTGGACTACACAAAGGACTAGAGCAATATCTATACTTTGCTTCTATCCTATTTTTCACTATGATGTGGGTTGAGAGCCTTATGATGGTTGTGGGGAGTATCTTCACAAATTATGTGATGGGTGTGATAATTGCTGGTGGAATTGAAGGACTTGCGATTTTAACAGCCGGATTCTATCGACTTCCTAATGATCTTCCAAATATATTATGGAAGTATCCTTGCTACTACATTTCCTTCCTGACATATGCTTTCCAAGGATCATTCAAGAATGAATTTGAAGGCTTAACATTTGTTTGGCATCAAGATGGAGGCACCATAACTGTTAGTGGTAGAGATATATTAACTGATACATGGCATGTGCAAATGGGTCATTCTAAGTGGGTTGATCTTGCCATCATGTTTGGAATGATTGTTGTTTATCGAATTCTATTCTTGATCATTAATAAGATCAAGGAGAAGTCAAAACCTACTGTTCCTACCATAAATGGACCCAAAGCAAAAACTTTCTCTAGAACCAATATGGATGAACTCTAA
- the LOC127106584 gene encoding ABC transporter G family member 1 isoform X2 — MGPSGSGKSTLLDALAGRLKSNIQQSGKILINGKKQTLAYGTSGYVTQDDAMPATLTASETLYYSAQLQFPNTMSIAEKKRQADITLKEMGLQDAINTRVGGYGSKGLSGGQKRRLSICIEILTHPRLLFLDEPTSGLDSAASYYVMSRIASLSLRDDIQRTIVVSIHQPCSEVFELFHDLCLLSSGETVYFGPASEANQFFASNGFPCPTLYNPSDHYLRIINKDFEQDIEEGFGKGVITEEAIGILVKSYKASEIKSQVQIEVTKISERDLGAIRNRRTHAPFLTQCMVLIKRSSLQLYRDTSNYWLRLVVFIAIAISLGSIFHHVGSSNRSIQVRGSLLSFFMSVLTFMTLVGGFSPLIEEMKVFERERMNGHYGTTAFLVGNILSPIPYMIMISLISGVIVCYLSGLHKGLEQYLYFASILFFTMMWVESLMMVVGSIFTNYVMGVIIAGGIEGLAILTAGFYRLPNDLPNILWKYPCYYISFLTYAFQGSFKNEFEGLTFVWHQDGGTITVSGRDILTDTWHVQMGHSKWVDLAIMFGMIVVYRILFLIINKIKEKSKPTVPTINGPKAKTFSRTNMDEL; from the exons ATGGGTCCTTCAGGCAGTGGCAAATCAACACTTCTTGATGCTTTAGCAG GAAGGTTGAAATCAAACATACAGCAATCGGGGAAGATTCTAATCAATGGCAAAAAACAAACACTGGCTTATGGAACATCA GGCTATGTAACACAAGATGATGCTATGCCAGCAACTTTAACAGCTAGTGAAACTTTATACTACTCAGCTCAACTTCAATTTCCAAACACAATGTCCATAGCAGAGAAGAAGAGACAGGCAGATATCACACTTAAAGAAATGGGCCTGCAAGATGCTATTAACACAAGGGTTGGAGGGTATGGTTCTAAGGGCCTAAGTGGAGGCCAAAAGAGGAGACTAAGCATTTGCATTGAGATTCTAACACACCCTAGACTTCTTTTCCTTGACGAACCAACAAGTGGACTTGATAGTGCTGCTTCCTACTATGTTATGAGTAGAATTGCAAGTTTAAGTCTAAGGGATGATATTCAAAGGACAATTGTCGTATCCATCCATCAGCCTTGTAGTGAAGTTTTTGAACTGTTCCATGACCTCTGTCTTCTTTCCTCCGGGGAGACGGTATATTTTGGTCCAGCTTCTGAAGCAAATCAG TTTTTTGCTTCAAATGGTTTCCCTTGCCCAACTCTCTATAATCCTTCTGATCACTACTTACGGATCATAAACAAAGATTTTGAACAG GACATTGAAGAAGGTTTTGGGAAGGGAGTTATTACTGAAGAAGCAATTGGTATCCTTGTAAAATCTTATAAGGCTTCAGAAATAAAAAGTCAAGTTCAGATTGAAGTGACAAAAATAAGTGAACGT GATTTGGGTGCAATAAGGAATAGGAGGACCCACGCTCCATTTCTGACTCAGTGTATGGTTCTTATAAAAAGATCTTCCCTGCAACTGTACCGTGACACCAGCAACTACTGGTTACGTCTTGTTGTCTTTATTGCAATAGCTATAAGCTTGGGCTCTATCTTCCATCACGTTGGCTCAAGTAATCGATCTATTCAG GTCAGAGGATCGCTACTTTCATTTTTTATGTCAGTCCTGACTTTCATGACACTTGTTGGTGGATTCTCTCCCTTGATTGAGGAAATGAAG GTGTTTGAACGAGAGAGAATGAATGGGCACTATGGCACTACTGCTTTTCTCGTTGGCAACATATTATCTCCTATTCCTTACATGATAATGATCTCTCTCATTTCTGGAGTAATAGTGTGTTACCTTTCTGGACTACACAAAGGACTAGAGCAATATCTATACTTTGCTTCTATCCTATTTTTCACTATGATGTGGGTTGAGAGCCTTATGATGGTTGTGGGGAGTATCTTCACAAATTATGTGATGGGTGTGATAATTGCTGGTGGAATTGAAGGACTTGCGATTTTAACAGCCGGATTCTATCGACTTCCTAATGATCTTCCAAATATATTATGGAAGTATCCTTGCTACTACATTTCCTTCCTGACATATGCTTTCCAAGGATCATTCAAGAATGAATTTGAAGGCTTAACATTTGTTTGGCATCAAGATGGAGGCACCATAACTGTTAGTGGTAGAGATATATTAACTGATACATGGCATGTGCAAATGGGTCATTCTAAGTGGGTTGATCTTGCCATCATGTTTGGAATGATTGTTGTTTATCGAATTCTATTCTTGATCATTAATAAGATCAAGGAGAAGTCAAAACCTACTGTTCCTACCATAAATGGACCCAAAGCAAAAACTTTCTCTAGAACCAATATGGATGAACTCTAA